The following are from one region of the uncultured Fretibacterium sp. genome:
- a CDS encoding flavin reductase, producing MKEKIYRAVLTLAFTLSWLSLHAGMASAESLRFTGSPHFLPAPLMVVGVYTPEGQANFAPFHRGGVLASGKDGGPMRIGFGIKGNAEKSWTYQCLKGTKACTVNLPSVKYLAEAELLGRYSGRPLSGDVPLLSENGGFQDKLAVTKLTAVKGTVVNAPMIEEFPISLECELEEDMPIAEGSKSRLMILVVRKVWVDESYLDAAGKINPKSAEPDSSIVFFSHSHAANGGFYGYGELLGKSGSISNAYRQKK from the coding sequence CTCTGCGGAGTCCCTGAGATTTACGGGCTCGCCCCACTTTCTGCCCGCGCCGCTGATGGTGGTGGGCGTCTACACGCCGGAGGGCCAGGCCAACTTCGCCCCCTTCCATCGGGGAGGGGTTCTCGCCTCCGGTAAGGACGGCGGCCCTATGCGCATCGGCTTCGGCATCAAGGGTAACGCGGAGAAGAGCTGGACGTACCAGTGCCTGAAGGGGACGAAGGCCTGTACCGTCAACCTGCCCTCCGTCAAGTACCTCGCGGAGGCGGAGCTCCTGGGCCGCTACTCCGGACGGCCGCTCTCCGGAGATGTGCCGCTGCTGTCGGAGAACGGCGGCTTCCAGGATAAGCTGGCGGTCACGAAGCTCACAGCTGTGAAGGGTACGGTCGTGAACGCCCCCATGATCGAGGAGTTCCCCATCTCTCTGGAGTGCGAGCTCGAGGAGGACATGCCAATCGCCGAGGGCAGCAAGAGCCGCCTGATGATCCTCGTCGTGCGCAAGGTGTGGGTGGACGAATCCTATCTGGACGCAGCGGGCAAGATCAACCCCAAGAGTGCCGAGCCGGATTCCTCCATCGTCTTCTTCTCCCACTCCCACGCGGCAAACGGCGGCTTCTACGGCTACGGCGAGCTGTTGGGCAAGTCCGGTTCCATCTCCAACGCCTATCGCCAGAAGAAATAA
- a CDS encoding Hsp20/alpha crystallin family protein, which translates to MMRSRYFPVVFDRFSDPAVSLFQGMQGLAERMGALPFLDVEAGLNVHVDFYRHDGKLFVEAELPGVRPEDVELNVCADKLTLSAEKSVEKKEGGEDKNYFRSERSYGKVERMISFPVEVDPESAKASFRNGVLTVEMTEKSQEKGYRKVAVSSEA; encoded by the coding sequence ATGATGAGAAGCAGATATTTTCCTGTGGTCTTCGACAGGTTTTCGGATCCGGCGGTTTCCCTGTTCCAGGGGATGCAGGGCCTTGCCGAGAGGATGGGAGCATTGCCCTTCCTTGACGTAGAGGCGGGCCTGAACGTACACGTGGACTTTTACCGTCATGACGGCAAGCTCTTCGTCGAGGCCGAGCTGCCGGGGGTCAGGCCCGAGGATGTGGAGCTGAACGTCTGCGCCGACAAGCTGACCCTCTCCGCCGAGAAGAGCGTCGAGAAGAAGGAGGGCGGCGAGGACAAGAACTATTTCCGGTCCGAGCGCAGCTACGGCAAGGTCGAGCGAATGATCTCCTTCCCGGTCGAGGTGGACCCGGAGAGCGCGAAGGCCTCCTTCAGGAACGGGGTCCTCACCGTCGAGATGACGGAGAAGAGCCAGGAGAAGGGCTACAGAAAGGTCGCTGTGTCCTCGGAGGCGTAG
- a CDS encoding dicarboxylate/amino acid:cation symporter, with protein sequence MSLLWKIGIGFVLGIVLGFAVGPSVAGSPVLKDFVMPALDVIGKIFLTLLKMLIVPLVFASLVAGSASVGDPRKLGRIGVKTLVLYLLTTAVAIVIGLALGNLIQPGVGMNIEGVTAAAKEAKPLADVILDIFPSNPLDAMVKTNMLQIIVFALFFGVACILAGERGRRVSDFFESVAEVMYAMTHMVMGLAPYGVFALIATTAARYGLAILAPFAKVIGAVYLGCVLHAAVVYSGMISAFCRRSPLWYFKGIREASITAFVTRSSSGTLPVTIANVRDNLGISEGVSSFVLPLGATINMDGTALYQGVCALFVAQAFGIPLDLQAQVGIVATATLASIGTAGVPGGGLIMLTLVLTSVGLPIEGIGLVAGIDAILDAARTSLNVTGDTAVCAVVAASEGENLAD encoded by the coding sequence ATGTCCCTGCTCTGGAAGATCGGCATCGGGTTCGTCCTGGGCATTGTGCTCGGCTTTGCGGTCGGCCCGTCGGTTGCGGGGAGTCCGGTTTTGAAGGACTTCGTGATGCCGGCGCTGGACGTAATCGGAAAGATCTTCCTCACGCTTTTGAAGATGCTCATCGTCCCGCTGGTGTTCGCCTCCCTGGTCGCGGGCTCCGCGTCCGTCGGGGACCCGAGGAAGCTGGGGCGAATAGGGGTCAAGACGCTGGTGCTCTACCTCCTCACGACGGCGGTGGCGATCGTGATCGGGTTGGCGCTGGGCAACCTCATCCAGCCCGGCGTGGGGATGAACATTGAGGGCGTGACGGCCGCGGCCAAGGAGGCCAAGCCCCTGGCGGACGTCATTCTGGACATCTTCCCCTCCAATCCCCTGGACGCGATGGTCAAGACCAACATGCTTCAGATCATCGTGTTCGCCCTGTTCTTCGGGGTAGCCTGCATCCTCGCCGGGGAGAGGGGACGGCGCGTCTCGGACTTCTTCGAGTCGGTGGCCGAGGTCATGTACGCCATGACCCACATGGTTATGGGCCTGGCCCCCTACGGCGTCTTCGCCCTGATCGCGACGACGGCGGCAAGGTACGGGCTGGCGATCCTGGCGCCATTCGCCAAGGTGATCGGAGCGGTGTACCTGGGGTGCGTCCTCCATGCCGCGGTGGTGTACTCGGGGATGATCTCCGCGTTCTGCAGGCGTTCGCCCCTGTGGTACTTCAAGGGGATCCGAGAGGCCTCCATCACCGCCTTCGTTACGCGCTCCAGCTCGGGAACCCTGCCCGTAACCATCGCGAACGTGCGCGACAACCTGGGCATCTCCGAGGGGGTCAGCTCCTTCGTGCTGCCGCTCGGTGCCACGATCAACATGGATGGCACGGCGCTCTACCAGGGGGTCTGCGCGCTCTTCGTGGCGCAGGCCTTCGGCATTCCTCTGGACCTGCAGGCGCAGGTGGGGATCGTCGCGACGGCGACGCTGGCCTCCATCGGGACGGCGGGCGTTCCCGGCGGAGGGCTGATCATGCTGACCCTGGTGCTGACCAGCGTGGGGCTGCCCATCGAGGGCATCGGCCTGGTAGCGGGGATCGACGCGATTCTGGATGCGGCACGCACCTCTTTGAACGTCACGGGCGATACGGCCGTCTGCGCCGTGGTCGCGGCCAGCGAGGGCGAGAACCTGGCGGACTGA
- a CDS encoding YigZ family protein has translation MGEAGRGADAYFEPSGPVGVDGRIEERIRRSRFIACLAPCRDEAGCRVFLNDIHAAHRDATHNCWAYLLGPHPTTEYCSDDGEPSGTAGRPILGAVRRSGMVNVMVVVTRYFGGVKLGVRGLIEAYGLAAERVLAAAERVERRVAKPVEVRLPYASIGAVTRLLEEHDAGDALDWTYGTDACVRASVPLSRSAALFAALDELRARGALDAWSA, from the coding sequence GGCGGGGGGCAGACGCTTACTTTGAGCCGTCGGGCCCCGTCGGAGTCGACGGGAGGATCGAGGAGCGGATCAGGCGGTCGCGCTTCATCGCCTGTCTGGCGCCCTGCCGGGACGAGGCGGGGTGCCGCGTTTTTTTGAACGACATACACGCGGCTCACCGGGACGCGACGCACAACTGCTGGGCCTACCTCCTGGGGCCGCATCCCACGACGGAATACTGCTCCGACGACGGGGAGCCCTCGGGGACGGCCGGCCGGCCGATCCTCGGCGCGGTCCGAAGGAGCGGCATGGTCAACGTCATGGTGGTGGTGACGCGCTATTTCGGGGGCGTCAAGCTGGGGGTGCGTGGCCTGATCGAGGCCTACGGCCTGGCCGCGGAGCGGGTCCTGGCTGCGGCGGAGCGCGTGGAGCGGAGGGTGGCCAAGCCCGTCGAGGTTCGGCTTCCCTATGCCTCCATCGGCGCGGTGACGCGCCTTCTGGAGGAACACGATGCCGGGGATGCCCTGGACTGGACCTACGGAACGGACGCCTGCGTGCGCGCCTCCGTCCCCCTGTCCCGCTCTGCGGCGCTCTTCGCGGCGCTGGACGAGCTGAGGGCGCGGGGCGCGCTCGATGCCTGGTCCGCCTGA